The genome window GGCATTGGCCTTCCCGACACCCGGCAGGAAGGTTTGGACAAGGCGTTGGCGCTCCGCTTTCCCCTGCCCTGTTTTACACCTTTCTGTCCCCGTCCCCGGGGCGGCCCGTGTGCCATCCGACAGCGTCCCAGCACACCACGTGGCACTAGAACTCTGCGTGCGTAGCCTGGGAGCGTGAGTGGGTTCTGCGGGGCAGTCCCAGGCGCTGCGGGTCATCTCTAGCGCTGCTGAGTCCAGCCTCTCCTGCCGGGAAGAAGCCAGGGACGGCCTCGCACAGTGCCCCGTGAGGCAGAGCCATTTGCCCCTGTCCTGCTCATCAGACCTGGGGTTAACCCACCCCTCTGCCCTTGCCCCGCAGGCAGCTGGCCCTGAAGGCCCTGAACGAGCGGCTGAAGCGCGTGGAGGACCAGTCGGCCTGGCCAAGCATGGAGGACGACGAGGAGGAGGCGGGGGCAAAGGCCGACAGCCCGCTGCTGCCCGACCCTGGCGTGGCCGGGAAGGGCACCAGCCAGGAGTCCAGCCTCATCACCTTCCAGGATGCCCCGTCCCAGCTGTGACTGGCCGACACGCCGCCCCCCGCCTTCCCTGCCCCGTCTCCGTCGGAGAGCTGCTAACCCTCCATGTGTGTCCCCACCACAGCTGGGACGCtcagcagggaggcagggacacctcccGTGGCAGAGGCAGGGGGGCTACCTCATTCCAACGCTTCGTCGCTGCTCGCGGCCAGCACCGGGCACCCAGGATGATGCTGCTGCCGCCACCGCAAGGACGGGGTTCCTCCAGCCGCTCCCCTCGGTGCAGGGTGGGCTGTGGATGTCGGCCACCGCCAGCCAGGGCTGTTCCGGGACGGGGACCTGGGGCTGATCCCTGCCCCAAGGCTGCCGCGCTTGCCCACCCAGGAGCGAAGTCCGCAGCGCTTCCTCGCTTCTCCTCTGCGCCGAGGGTTGGCCAGAGCGCTCAACACTGAATTCCACCATTCTGAAGGTAGCTTTGACCCTAACCGAGGGAATGGGAAGGCTGGCGGGTTTCTTTTTGAATGCCTTTCCTGTGGGGAGCCTCCCCCTGCCCGGCAGGAGCTCGTTGTGACCAGTGAGAGGTTTGCCAGGTGGGACGACGACAGGCCGCTGGGCAGGAGGGGGccacccagccctggctctgggCTGTGCGCATGGGGgattctctcctcctccctctcccacccccccaaGCCAGCCCCGCCAGGAGCCGGTGCCCTCCGCCGCTCCCCAGCTAATCCGTTTCTCAGATTACACTAGAatctggaattaatttttatggTGGGGCTCTTGCTGCTTCCTCCGGCAGCAGGTTTTCTTTCCTGGGGGTAGAATACAGGCtcccccttctcttttctgcCGTTGTtgatgggcttttttttttttttctggatggaGAAGATGCTCCCTGTGACAGCCTCCTCGCACCTCCCGATGCCCCGGGCAGGTCCCAGCCCAGGGCACGGGTCAATGGTGTtgtgattgttttttttaaaggaccaTATGAGAAGGTTTTGTCAACTGGGGAAAACACAGACGTTTCGTTATCAATAAAGAGTTCTTTGAAAGAGTCGGCTCCTGCAGCAGAGCGTGGGCAGCGCGGGGGGGCTGGGCACAGAGCAGCCCCCCGGGGCTTGTGTGCAGGGAGTCTGGGGAGGGGGTTTTCTTCCTGGGTGCTCCCAGCAGGTTGGGAGAGaccctttgcaagcaggaggaggtggaaaatcTGCAGTGGGGAATATCTGCCCACATCCCAAAAGCCCCCCCAGGCAGTAAAGAGGGCTTGTTGCAGTGTAGCTGCCTGAAATCTTTATTGAATAAAAGCTCTGGATACAGAGGAATTTCCCAGCCCGGGAGCCGCCCCAGCGCTCCGGCCCTGCCCAGAGCAggatacagaatcacacagaatcaatgaggttggaagagccctctgggatcatcggagtccaaccactgccctgacaccaccatgtcaactagaccatggcactaagtgccatgtccagtcttttcttaaacacctccagagatggtgactccaccacctccctgggcagtcccttccaatgctttctaatgtccaacctgaacctctcctggcgaagcttgaggctacaTGCCAAGGAGGAGCTGCGGGGCCACTGTGGCAGACAGAGCCTCGCAGTGCCCGGCCTGCCCCAGAGGCGGGCGGGCTGGAAGGCAGGCTGTTGCGCCGGCGAGCCGAGGAGGCTGCTTTCCGCCTTACCTAGGGCTGTTTCACAGGCTGGCTCGAGGGTTTGTCCCAAGCCCTGCTCCCTCCATGCTCTCACGCTGTTCCCTGTGCCCCTCAGAGGGACAAAACGCCTTCACAGGCTCCGTAACTTACTCTGTAAAATGACGTCCACCTCCCACCAGGCTGAAGCTTTGCTGTCCCAGCCTGCGGGAGGGGTTTGTGCGTGGCGATGGGTGCCCAGATCTGTGGCTGTCAGGCAAGGCTGACCGCACCAGTGCTGGGGAGTCCCCAGCTACCTGCGCGGGGCTGTGCCATGGGGACAGACACCTGGGGTGCTGCCACCCCGCTTCAGCCAGGCTGAAGCCATGACCATGCCCTGCACTTTTACTGGCCAAGCTGCCTTCGCAGCAGAAGAGGCAGTGCGGTGCCCGCTGCAGCCTCCCAGGCGAGCGGGGactccctgccctgctcaccAGGAATGCGACAGCTCCTGTCCTGCCTGCTCCAAAGCAGCCCTGGGTGgcgagggaagggaaaaggagcaggAACCCTGAGTGAACCCTCCGGTTCCCAGCACTGAGCACCAAGCTGCCGCGGGGACCAGCAGCGTTACCTATGCTGGGAAACGCCCCCACCGAGGCAGGCACGAGAtgagcagctcctgcccgcTTGGTGTCACACACATCGTAGCCACTCCCCGGGGACGAGACACTATGGACAATCCAGGACTAATGAGAGACGAGTAGGTAGAAATCTAGTTCTGACGAGACCCTGTGCAAGCAGGGGACCCCCCCACAGGCGGCTGTGGGGGCCAGCCCTGGCCCCGCTGGCTCACGCAGGGGAAGTTTGGATCCACACGGAGCCCTCAGTGCTGGCTCCGCTTGCGGTACAGGTAAGCGTTGCTCACCTGGTTCATGATAACCAGGCTGGTGAGAAGGGGACACAGCATGGCGAGGTACCAGGAGACGCTGGTCACCGAGGCGGTGAACCACAGGGAGCACATGCCCAGCATCAGGCTGGCACAGCCCAGCAGGTAGCCCACCAGCCCCGAGGTCGCATGGTAGAGCTTGAGCTTGGCCAGTGTCCAGTTCTTCATCAGTTTGGGGTAGAGCAGGAGCACCCCCCCTGCACACTGCCCGCCAGCGTACAGCACGGTCAGCAGCCCCGTCAGGCCGTGCCAGGTGACGAAGTGGGCTTTGCCGTTCAGGTGCTTGTTGTAGGTGATGACGCCCAGCCCCAGGAGGGCACAGAGGAGGGCGAGCAGCTGGAGGGCCCAGTGCACCCGCACTTTCACTTTGCGGGAGAAGGAGCGGAGCAGCGAGGTCTCGGGGGAGAATATCAGCAGGGCTTCCGTCATCAGGAACGAGAACTGGGGGGGACAGAGGGCAGGGGGATTGGCACCGGCCGCCACCCCCCAACCCCTCAGCCACGGCCGGGGGCAGAACAGGCAGCGGATCTGCCTCCCCCGGGGCTCAGCCTCCCCCCGGTCCCAGCCTCCCGCCACCCACGGAGAGCAGAGGGACCTTGTCCCCTGCCTTGTCCCCTGCGACAGGCGCTCTCCGCCAGCAGAGCCGCTTCCTCTCCCCGTGGCGGGGGGGGCAGCACGGGGCGGTGGCCGGTAACCGGGGCGGCGGGACTTACCGCGAGGGCCATGAGCAGcgggtgccaggagaagaggcctGCAAGGGAAGGGCAGGCGCTGAGGTGAGCGGAGGAGAGGCCCGGCCCGccctcccggccccggccccggccccggccccgccccggcacTCACTGGATCCGGGCCGCGCCAGCACGGCCACGGCGGTGGGGAAGCCCAGCGCCACGAGGTgggcggcggcgccggcggcggcgcgcAGCGACCGGTACAGCCGGGACTCGGTCTCGGCCGTCAGGGCcatggcggcgggggggggaaccgccgccgccaccgccgccgccacgGTCGGGCCGGGGCGAGGATCCCGATTGGACGAGGTAGCTGTCCGTCCGCGCTAGGGGCCCGCCTCCGCCTCGCCGCGCCGCCGCTGAATGGGTGGCGGTGCTGTCGCTCAGAGTGAGGGCCCGCCTTCTCCGGCGCGGCCGTGTGACGCAGCGTCCCTCAGTCGCGGCGCTACGGTGGCCGGGTGGGCCCTCGGCGCATGCGCGGTGCGGGCCCCgttcccgccgccgccgccgccgccgggccgggcccgcgcGGGCCCCCTCGGGCCGCCATGGGCGGCAGGATCGAGTGCGTGTTCTTCAGCGAGTTCCACCCCACGCTGGGGCCCAAGATCACCTACCAGGTGTGTGCGGGGCCTGGACCTGGGCCTGGGTCCGCAGGAAGCGGGGCCTGGAGCACCTACCGGGGGCCGGTGCCGGTGCTGGGCCTGGCGGGGGACACCTGCCCGCGGAGGGGGGCTGGGACTGGGGCCCAGGAGCGCCCATAGGGGAGAATGGGGGGGACCCGGGGTGGGGGCCGCCCCGCAgatggggacacggggctggGCCGGGGCTCGCGGCCGGGCTCGGCTGGAGCGGGGCCTTCTGTGCCGCTGCAGGTCCCGGAGGATTTCATCTCTCGGGAGCTCTTCGACACCATCCAGGTGTACGTCATCACGAAGCCTGAGCTGCAGAACAAGCTGATCACCGTGTGAGTGTTGGCAAGCCACCCGTCCTTTTCCCGGGGCGGGGATCCGCTGTTCTGGCCACCACTGGGCCAGTGTCTGCCAGCGGGAGGTGACAGCTTGGTGATGTGACGGTGCCAGCTGTCCTCACTGGGTCACGGGGATTTCTGTCCCAGTGGTCAGTAGGTTCATTACGATGCCCGTGGTTACCCGTGCAAGGCGTTTGGGTGCCTGATTCTGGGGGTGGCTGGTGCTGCATGTGGTTCTCTTGTCAGCCTCAAATCCAGGCAAGTCAAACGAGTCctgagggctgtgctgggttTGAAAGGGGactgctttcttctctgatgGTTGACTCTTTTCGCCCCCCTGCCCTTCTTCAGACTGTGTGTTTTGCTCTCTGAGCATTTGGGGATTAGACATCATTTTTCCTGCAAGGCAGAGAAGCCCCCACCTTCAGAGCTGACTGGGAAGTAGCTTTTTGCAGGGCTCAGGCCTCCCTGAGGGCGTAGGTGCAGGTTACACTTGTCTTCCCCCAGGACAGCCATGGAGAAGAAGCTGATCGGCTGCCCCGTCTGTATTGAGCACAAGAAGTACAGCCGAAATGCTCTGCTCTTCAACCTGGGCTTCGTGTGCGATGCCAGAGCCAAGGCCTGTGCGCTGGAGCCCATAGTGAAGAAGCTGGCTGGCTACCTCACCACCCTCGAGGTGAGGGCCGAGCCGACGCGGCGGAGGCTGGCTGCCTCACGATCTGCCCCGCAGAGTCACCGGTGACCTGGCACTCATTGTGGGTCACTGGTGTTGCTGGGGTAGGGGCCAGGTTTACACCGAGGAGGGGATCGTGCTGGTTTTACCCGCACATCACTTGAAGTTGAAGGGAGGATGGGATCTGAGATGTGCGGTTCTATAGCCGGTAATCCTGTGGGGTGGAGCTGACTTGATTTTCTGCTCTCTTTAGCTGGAAAGCGGCTTCATCTCCAACGAGGAGAGTAAACAGAAGCTGGTTCCCATCATGACCAtcctgctggaggagctgaacGCCAAAGGAAAGTGCACCCTGCCCATAGGTACGGCAGCTGCACTGGCCTGGCAgcgagggcaggagcagggcaggcagagccggGAGGCAGCCGGGCCATCCCCTGCCCCGGTtggctctgcctgtgctgctcccGGCAGCTCCCTGCCTGTCTGCGCCTGGAGCTGCAGGGCCACCACCCAGCCTTGCCCTGGGTGGCTCAAAGGGCCGGGAGGGATGGGATTGTGGGCCACAAACACCTTCCTCCGTGCGTTGTGGTGGTGTTCTGGAGCTGACGGTCGTGAGCTCCCGAGGGAGCAGAGGTTTCTGTGGGGACTGAGCGCTCCCCTTTCCCCGGCCAGATGAGTCGAACACCATCCACCTGAAGGTGATTGAGCAGCGCCCAGACCCCCCCATCGTGCAGGAGTACGATGTCCCCGTCTTCACCCAAGACAAGGATGACTTCTTCAACTCCCAGTGGGATCT of Nyctibius grandis isolate bNycGra1 chromosome 10, bNycGra1.pri, whole genome shotgun sequence contains these proteins:
- the CYB561D2 gene encoding transmembrane reductase CYB561D2; its protein translation is MALTAETESRLYRSLRAAAGAAAHLVALGFPTAVAVLARPGSSLFSWHPLLMALAFSFLMTEALLIFSPETSLLRSFSRKVKVRVHWALQLLALLCALLGLGVITYNKHLNGKAHFVTWHGLTGLLTVLYAGGQCAGGVLLLYPKLMKNWTLAKLKLYHATSGLVGYLLGCASLMLGMCSLWFTASVTSVSWYLAMLCPLLTSLVIMNQVSNAYLYRKRSQH